In Gemmatimonas sp., one genomic interval encodes:
- a CDS encoding BlaI/MecI/CopY family transcriptional regulator, translated as MNDSTLGDRELDVMSSLWELGSGTVTEVRDHLGDPLAYTTVLTVLRNLEAKYFVRHEEEGRAHRYFPLVERQTAQRNALSRLMANLFAGSPSALIAQLVDEHGVSADELQQLARKLKARPEGDA; from the coding sequence GTGAACGACTCCACGCTCGGCGATCGCGAACTCGACGTCATGTCCTCGCTCTGGGAGCTCGGATCCGGTACGGTCACCGAAGTGCGGGATCATCTGGGTGACCCTCTCGCCTACACGACCGTGCTCACCGTGCTGCGGAATCTCGAGGCCAAGTACTTCGTGCGACACGAAGAGGAAGGTCGCGCCCACCGGTACTTCCCGCTCGTGGAGCGGCAGACGGCCCAGCGCAACGCCCTGTCGCGACTCATGGCCAATCTCTTCGCCGGCTCGCCGAGCGCGCTGATCGCGCAGCTCGTGGACGAGCACGGGGTGTCCGCCGACGAACTCCAGCAGCTTGCCCGCAAGCTCAAGGCGCGACCGGAGGGAGACGCATGA
- a CDS encoding diacylglycerol kinase family protein — translation MIHAAAVPPEEPSTLPRPAFDASAPLQFVINGKAGSSDSDATHEAITSELRSAGRTGRVWFAGHGELERVSRDAAAQARSEDSAVVAVGGDGTINTVAQVAHATGCTMGVIPEGTFNFFAREHGAPTEIAEALRWLLMARPEPAQVSAINERLFLVNASLGVYPELLQDRERWQARFGRSRVISLGAAIATLLRAQRPLRLRVAWEKQQRELRTLTLFVGNNRLQLEKLGLVDTAAPEGSETARLTAVILKPIGAVAMLGLMLRGAMGQLGSSSGVEHFPCHELVMEPASALRGRTVKVAFDGEVAWMRSPIVIRVLPTPLWLLKTPRSIDS, via the coding sequence ATGATTCATGCAGCTGCCGTCCCGCCCGAGGAACCGTCCACGTTGCCGCGTCCCGCGTTCGATGCCTCAGCGCCGCTGCAGTTCGTCATCAACGGCAAGGCGGGGAGCTCCGACTCGGACGCGACGCATGAGGCGATCACGTCGGAGCTACGGTCAGCCGGTCGCACGGGGCGTGTATGGTTCGCCGGCCACGGCGAGCTCGAGCGCGTCTCGCGCGATGCCGCGGCGCAGGCCCGGAGCGAAGACTCAGCTGTGGTGGCAGTGGGCGGCGATGGGACGATCAATACGGTGGCGCAGGTAGCACACGCTACCGGTTGCACGATGGGAGTTATTCCCGAGGGCACCTTCAACTTCTTCGCGCGCGAACACGGCGCACCAACGGAGATCGCCGAGGCGTTGCGCTGGTTGCTCATGGCACGACCGGAGCCGGCACAAGTCTCGGCCATCAATGAACGGCTCTTCCTCGTCAACGCCAGCCTGGGCGTGTATCCGGAGCTGTTGCAGGATCGCGAACGCTGGCAGGCGCGGTTCGGTCGCAGTCGCGTGATCTCCCTCGGTGCGGCGATCGCCACCCTGCTGCGCGCACAGCGTCCGCTCCGCCTGCGCGTCGCGTGGGAGAAGCAGCAGCGCGAGCTACGCACCCTCACCCTGTTCGTCGGCAACAATCGCCTCCAACTTGAGAAGCTCGGCCTCGTCGACACCGCTGCGCCGGAAGGCAGCGAAACGGCCCGCCTGACGGCGGTGATCCTGAAGCCAATCGGGGCCGTGGCCATGCTAGGACTCATGCTGCGCGGCGCGATGGGCCAGTTGGGCAGCTCCAGCGGCGTCGAACACTTTCCCTGCCACGAACTCGTGATGGAACCGGCGTCCGCGTTGCGCGGGCGCACGGTGAAGGTCGCGTTTGACGGCGAGGTGGCGTGGATGCGATCGCCGATCGTGATTCGCGTGTTGCCCACGCCACTCTGGCTGCTCAAGACGCCGCGGTCGATTGACTCGTGA